Proteins from one Pygocentrus nattereri isolate fPygNat1 chromosome 16, fPygNat1.pri, whole genome shotgun sequence genomic window:
- the mrps17 gene encoding 28S ribosomal protein S17, mitochondrial has translation MSLKQASVHAKWVIGRVIGTKMRKTAKVRVTRLVLDPYLLKYYNKRKTYFAHDALQQCTVGDIVLLKALPERRSKHVKHELAEIVFKVGAVVDPLTGKKVAGGLFLEPLTESTENTEASLTEKLEQLNISASPSPSLSFSASASPSSPASA, from the exons ATGTCTTTGAAACAAGCATCGGTCCATGCAAAATGGGTTATTGGTCGTGTGATTGGAACCAAGATGAGGAAGACGGCGAAAGTTCGAGTCACTAGACTTGTCCTGGATCCATATCTACTTAAG TACTACAACAAAAGGAAGACATACTTTGCACATGATGCCTTGCAGCAGTGCACTGTTGGGGACATCGTGTTGTTGAAGGCTTTACCAGAGAGGAGATCTAAACATGTCAAGCATGAACTGGCTGAGATAGTGTTCAAAGTCGGGGCAGTGGTTGACCCCCTGACTGGCAAAAAGGTTGCCGGAGGGCTCTTTCTGGAGCCCCTTACAGAGtccacagaaaacacagaggCATCCTTAACAGAAAAGTTAGAACAGCTGAACATTTCTGCATCTCCTTCACCCTCTCTTTCGTTTTCAGCCTCTGCGTCTCCTTCATCTCCAGCTTCTGCgtag